GCGCTGAAATTTCTGTTCCCTTTTGAATAAAATATAAAACTACTGCAACCATGGCAGTGGTTATGGCGACTATCATCAATACCATTACAAGGGCCACGCCTTTTTTACCAGATAGGCATTTCATTAAAATCCTCTTATTATTGATATAATTCCTTTGGCTTTATTGCAAGCGTATGAACTTTCCACCTGTAATTCTGCCAGCCTGTACCGATAATTGTTGCCAGATTAAAATCTCTTCCCAGTCCAAATTCCCCTATAGTGATTATTGAGGGTGAATGCGTGTAAGACGTATCTCTTTGTCCTTCCTGAACCAGTAAATACACCCTTACCTCTTTTACCCGTTCCCTTATTTGTTTGGCACTAAGCGTTGAAATATTATTACTTTGAGAATCAACAACACCGTCGTTGTTTGTGTCTAATTGGAAAACCACCTGCATGTCGGCAACACAATCGATAAGAGGCATCTCAGTGAGCAGGCCGTCTGCGTGATTAACGGTGGCTTTATATAAAATGCCTGTATTTGCAGCACAGGAGGCCGGCATATTAGTGGTAGGTCGTGCAATAAAATAATCAGCCCTGTTGAATGGCATCCTTAAGTCTGTATCAAGATCAACACCATATATAAGGAATCTCTCTGAAGTTTTCGTGGGAGAAAATGCTGCGGCGAAAGTGGCGCTGTTATATTGCGTAAAAAAGGTTGTACCGTTCATGACTAATTCGTTATCAGAGTTATCGTCTACCTTCGGTTTAATAACTATAACCCTGGCTCCGTTTGTAAGATCAAGTTTGGTGGAGTTCCATACTTTGGGGGTACTGCCTTTAATAATATAAGTCCATCTCTGGGCAGTATCGCTTGTACCGGCCAATGTAGATTTAATTACAAGGTAGTCGGAACTGTTATAGCCCGTATCGTTCCCCGTTAAGACAGCGCGCGGCAGATTGGGCGGCAAATCGTTATATGTGCTGGCGGTTATTGCGGTGGCAGCTTCGTAATTGGTAGTTGAAGGGGTGGTTTGAAACTTCCAGGGCAATCCGTAACCGGCATGCTCGATGTCGGAGCGTAATACGTTAATGCCGATAATGCTGTCTATCTGCGAGCCTACAACCTTGACCTGCTGTCCTGATTGTTTCAAAATAATTGTAAATGTATCTGAGCTTATAATGATAACAATTGAAATAATTGCAGTAACTATGAGTAGCTCGATAAGGCTGAAACCGCTCTGTCTTTTATATATAATCTGTCTTTTATACATAATTATGCATACCTTCAAACGCCTCTGCTTACTATTGATGTTATGCTGTGAGAATATGTTTTACTTATTATCGTCCAACTAACCACTACCTGAATGGCAACGCTGTTTGTCGTCAGAGCAGTCACAGTCCAGGATACGCTGAAATTCTTTGTAAAATTTTTAAAACTTCTTGTTACAATAGAATTACCGTTTGCAAGGGAAGTAAAACCTGAATTTCTTAACTCATTCATTCTTTGTTCTGCAATCCTGACGGATTCATCCCTTGAGAAGTTGTTGAGATTTTGCTGCATTGAAAACGTAATGGTTTGAAGTACGCCCAGCATGCTGATTGTTAATATAATACTGGCAACCAGAACTTCAATCAGTGTAAAACCTTTATTATTTGGACACACAGTTGGCGGCACTGCAAACTCCTTGAGTTGTCAATTTTCCCAGACGTATCCTTGAAACTGAAATTTCTATGCAATCATAAAGCGGTTGAACAGTTGAATATACACAAACTGTATTCAGTGTTGTAGCAAGTCCCCTTGAGTTAAATACAACCTGAGGGGTACCCCCGCTCCAGGCAATTGAATAAAATTCCTGAGATCTCACTGTGCTCAGATTTAATGCCTGATTGCTCCTCAGTACAACTGCATCCGATCCTACTGTGAGCGCCCCATCGCCGTCCGGTGCAGGACTGTTATCGTCATATACCGTGTAACCGGTCGCAGTAAGTGCGACAAAATGCGTTCTGTTTTTGTTCATTGCCATAATCCTTGCACTTGCTAAATCCGAATACATCCTCCTTACTTCATTATCCACATTATATTTTCTTGACAATCCTGCGAAATTTGCAACCCCCAGTCCTGCCAGAATACCGATTATGGCTATAACAACAAGCAGTTCGATTAATGAAAACCCGTTATGTTTCATTTTTCCCTTATGTGCAAAATTCTTTTTAAAGGGCGCGGGCCAACCAGCACTGATAAACCCTGCCCTTTTGGGGGCATACCCAGAATTGACGCAGTTCTTCTGTTTTCTTTTCCTGTAAATATTGATGACAAAGACAATTGTTGAATCGATCCGGTGGACACCTGGGTGATTGCCTGGCCTGTCAGACCTCCGGCCTGGTTGCCCGCGTCATATTTTACAGCCCAGACATACGTGTTACCGCCCAATGTACACATATCGCTTGAGGGGACATATGTGGTAAAGAAAACTACCCCTGAAAATACAGCGAGAGGGTCTGTAACCAACCTTTCTGCTCCATTAACGGTTTCTGCATCGGTTGTGGCTGCTGTTGTCCCGTCACTTTGGGTTGCTGCATCGAGAGTTATATACCAGCCCGTTGCTCCCGTAGCCAGAGTTGCGCTTGGGGATGTAGTCTGATTATCAAGTCCTGAACTTATTGAACTTGTACAAGTTTTATCAATAGTATTTGATGTTGTGTAGCAGGGTTCCTTTAGCCCGTAAAGGGCCCTTTGACCTCTTGGATCATCCATTGTAGTACCGTACCGGTAATAAAATCTGCCTGATCCGAAATAGAGCCATAAATTCGTGTTTTTTCTGTCCTGAAGTTTTGTGACAGCACTTGTAACAGGACCGATATTGTTAATCACGGTGCTTACAACCCAGTTTGCAGGATTCATGCTTTCCTTTGTTGTGACCCTCAACACCCCTCCCTTTGTCCAGGTTGATGTGGATGTATCCTTCTGTGTATAACCAAGGTATAATGCATCGTCGCTGTACCTGCCGGCAGAAGCAATATCACCCTTTTCAGCATCAAATGCTGCATTGTAGAGAGAACCGCCAAAGGCGTTGGTAATGCCTGTGTCAATCACAGTCGCAG
The Pseudomonadota bacterium genome window above contains:
- a CDS encoding PilW family protein — its product is MYKRQIIYKRQSGFSLIELLIVTAIISIVIIISSDTFTIILKQSGQQVKVVGSQIDSIIGINVLRSDIEHAGYGLPWKFQTTPSTTNYEAATAITASTYNDLPPNLPRAVLTGNDTGYNSSDYLVIKSTLAGTSDTAQRWTYIIKGSTPKVWNSTKLDLTNGARVIVIKPKVDDNSDNELVMNGTTFFTQYNSATFAAAFSPTKTSERFLIYGVDLDTDLRMPFNRADYFIARPTTNMPASCAANTGILYKATVNHADGLLTEMPLIDCVADMQVVFQLDTNNDGVVDSQSNNISTLSAKQIRERVKEVRVYLLVQEGQRDTSYTHSPSIITIGEFGLGRDFNLATIIGTGWQNYRWKVHTLAIKPKELYQ
- a CDS encoding prepilin-type N-terminal cleavage/methylation domain-containing protein, with protein sequence MPPTVCPNNKGFTLIEVLVASIILTISMLGVLQTITFSMQQNLNNFSRDESVRIAEQRMNELRNSGFTSLANGNSIVTRSFKNFTKNFSVSWTVTALTTNSVAIQVVVSWTIISKTYSHSITSIVSRGV
- a CDS encoding GspH/FimT family pseudopilin, which translates into the protein MKHNGFSLIELLVVIAIIGILAGLGVANFAGLSRKYNVDNEVRRMYSDLASARIMAMNKNRTHFVALTATGYTVYDDNSPAPDGDGALTVGSDAVVLRSNQALNLSTVRSQEFYSIAWSGGTPQVVFNSRGLATTLNTVCVYSTVQPLYDCIEISVSRIRLGKLTTQGVCSAANCVSK